ATTGCCTTGCTGAATTCCTCCCTCGAATTTCTCGCCAACGGATTGCTGGACTTCTCCTGGTGGCAGATTCTGTTGTTCACGCTGGCGATGACGCACGTCACCATCGCGGGCGTCACCATTTATTTGCACCGCTGCCAGGCGCATCGCGCGCTGGACCTGCACCCCATCGCAAGCCACTTCTTCCGCCTGTGGCTGTGGATGACCACCGGCATGCTGACCGGCCAGTGGGCGGCCATCCACCGCAAGCACCATGCGAAGTGCGAGACCGAAGAAGATCCGCACAGCCCGCAGACGCGCGGCATCTGGAAGGTGCTGCTGGAAGGCGCGGAACTGTATCGCGCGGAAGCGAAGAACGAAGAAACGCTGCGCCGCTTCAGCCACGGCACGCCGAACGACTGGATGGAGCGCAACGTGTACACGCGTTATCCGATCCTCGGCATCAGCATCATGATGGTCATCGACGTGGCGCTGTTCGGCATCGTCGGGCTGTCGGTGTGGGCCGTGCAGATGATCTGGATTCCGTTCTGGGCGGCGGGCGTCGTCAACGGTCTCGCGCACTTCTGGGGTTATCGCAACTTCAATTCGAGCGATGCGAGCACGAACATCTTCCCGCTCGGCATCCTGATCGGCGGCGAAGAGTTGCACAACAATCACCACACGTACGCGACGTCGGCGAAGCTCTCGAGCAAGTGGTACGAGTTCGATATCGGCTGGCTGTACATCCGCATTCTGTCGGCAGTTGGGCTCGCGAAGGTGAAGAAGCTCGCGCCCACGCCGCGCCTGTCGGAATCGAAGTCGGTGCCGGATCACGATACCCTGCAAGCCGTGCTCGCGAACCGTTACGAAGTCATGGCGCGTTACGGCAAGGCGCTCAAGCGTGCGTACAAGCAGGAACTCGTCAAGCTGAAGGAAGCCGGCGCGCGCGAGAAGTATCAGCTGATGCGCGGCGCGCGCAAGTGGTTCCACAAGGACGAAGACGGCCTGAACGAACCGCAGCGTCAGCAACTGCCGGAACTGTTCTCGGACAACCAGAAGCTGCGCACCTACATCGAACTGCGCAAGGATCTGGCGGCGATGTGGGACCGCTCGAACGCATCGCGCGAGCAACTGCTGGCGCAGTTGCAGGACTGGTGTCATCGCGCGGAACAAAGCGGCATCAAGGCGTTGCAGGACTTCGCGTTGCGTCTGCGCCGCTACGCCCTGTAAGCGATATCCGCTAAAATTCGAAGACGTCACAAGACCCCGCTCTGGCGGGGTTTTTGTTTTTGGGCGACGGATTTTCGCTGGATTCGGCAGGAGACAGGGGACATGCAGGCGATCAAAAGCGTCGAGTACGACCGGCCGCAAGGGCTGACGTGTGGAGTAGGCGAGGCGTGGGCGCGCGTGCCGCAGGCGCCGTCGCCGGAGGAAAAGCGCGCGTTGAAGGAGCGCATTCGCGCGCTGTTGCGGCGGGAACAGGCCGTATTGGTCGCGCACTACTACGTCGATGCGGAGCTACAGGAACTCGCGGACGAAACAGGCGGCTGCGTCGCCGATTCGCTCGAAATGGCGCGCTTTGGCCGGGATCATGCGGCAAGAACGCTGGTTGTCGCGGGCGTTCGGTTCATGGGCGAGACCGCCAAAATTCTGAGCCCGGACACGCGCGTGCTGATGCCGGATCTGGACGCCACATGCTCGCTCGATCTCGGCTGTCCCGCCGACGAATTTGCCGCGTTCTGCGACGCGCATCCGGACCGCACGGTCGTCGTGTACGCGAACACGAGCGCCGCCGTGAAAGCGCGCGCTGACTGGATGGTCACGTCGTCCATCGGGCTGGAGATCATCGCGGACTTGCACGCGCGCGGCGAGAAGATTCTGTGGGCGCCCGATCGTCACCTCGGCGGCTACATTCAGAAGAAGACGGGCGCGGACATGCTGCTGTGGCAGGGCTCCTGTCTCGTTCACGACGAGTTCAAGGGCATCGAACTCGACCTGTTGCGCGCGGAGTATCCGGGCGCGAAGATCCTCGTGCATCCGGAGTCGCCGGAAGCGGTTGTGAAGCTGGCCGATGTCGTCGGCTCGACCACGCAGCTGATCGACGCCGCCGTGCGCCTCGACGCGAGCCGCTTCATCGTCGCGACTGATCTTGGCATTCTGCACAAGATGCGGCTCGCCGCGCCGGGGAAGACGTTCATCGAAGCGCCGACGGCCGGCAACAGCGCCACGTGCAAGAGCTGCGCGCATTGTCCGTGGATGGCGATGAACGGTCTCGCCAATCTCGCCGACGTCCTCGAGCGTGGGCATAACGAGATTCACGTCGACGCCGCCATTGGGCAACGCGCGCGCGTGCCGATCGACCGCATGCTCGATTTCGCCGCGCGTCACAAGAAGCGCGTGCAGGCGAGCGGCGATCTGGCGAAGGACAGCGCGTTGTTCTCGAACGTGGGAGCCGCATGATGCCGTACTCACCGATTTTCGACGAAGTCCGATCGCAGTACGGCGAAGCATTCGACGCGGCGCTCGCGCGTAATGTCGCCGATACGCTCGCCGAAGACATTGGCCCCGGCGATGTGACCGGCCGCCTCGTTCCGGCGGATGCGCGGCGCACGGCGCGGATCATCGTGCGGGAAGAAGCCGTGCTGTGCGGCGCGCCGTGGTTCGACGAGGTGATGCGGCGCGTCGACGCGTCCATCGAAGTGGAATGGCAGTATCGCGAAGGGCAGCGCATGGGCGCCGATACGCCCGTCGCGCTGCTGCACGGCCCCGCGCGCTCGCTGCTGACGGCCGAGCGCAATGGCCTCAACTTCCTGCAATTGCTTTCGGGCGTGGCGAGCGCGACGCGCCGTTACGTCGACGCGATCGAAGGCACGCGCGCGCGCATTCTCGATACGCGCAAGACGCTGCCGGGCCTGCGGCTCGCGCAGAAATACGCGGTGCGCGTGGGCGGCGGGGCGAACCAGCGGCTCGCGCTCTACGACGGCATTCTGATCAAGGAAAACCACATCGCGGCGGCAGGCGGCGTCGGCGCGGCCATGGACGCGGCCCTCGCGCTGAACGCGGGCGTGCCGGTTCAGATCGAAGTCGAGACGCTCGCGCAGCTCGAGACGGCGCTCGCGCACCGCGCGGAGTCCATTCTGCTCGACAACTTCACGCTCGACGCCATGCGCGACGCCGTGCGGGTGACGGCGGGCCGCGCATTGCTGGAAGTGTCGGGCGGCGTGAATTTCGAAACCGTGCGGGCGATTGCGAAGACCGGCGTCGACCGCATTTCGATCGGCGCGCTCACGAAAGACGTGCGCGCCACCGATTATTCGATGCGCCTTATCTAGCCGTCAGACCGCGCGCCGCCGCGCCGCCGGCGGCGTCAGCACGGTCGGCAGCGCCTTCGGCAAGGTTTCGGGCCAGTCGCGGCTGTAGTGCAGGCCGCGGCTTTCGCGTCGCGAACACGCGCTTTCGACGATCAGTGACGCCACATCCACCAGATTGCGCAGTTCCAGCAGGTCGCGGCTCACCTTGAAATTCGCGTAGTACTCGTGGATTTCGTCACGCAGGAGCGCAATGCGATGCCGGGCGCGCGCGAGCCGCTTGTCCGTGCGCACAATGCCGACGTAGTTCCACATCAGAAGCCGCAACTCGTCCCAGTTATGCGCGACGACGACTTCTTCGTCGGGATCCGACACGCGGCTTTCGTCCCAGTCGGGCAGGGGCGCGTGGCATCCGGCGGAGAAACCGTCCGCTTCGATGGCCGCCGCCGCCGCTCGGCCGACCACGATGCATTCCAGCAGCGAATTGCTCGCCAGCCGGTTCGCCCCGTGCAGCCCCGTGCACGACGTTTCCCCGACCGCATACAGCCCGGGACGGTCGGTGCGCCCGGCGAGATCGGTCACGACGCCGCCGCAGGTATAGTGCGCGGCCGGCACGACCGGAATCGGCTCTTTCGCGATATCGATGCCGAACTCGCGGCAGCGGGCGAGGATTGTCGGGAAGTGTTCCTCGAGGAACGCGCGCGGCTGGTGGCTGATATCGAGATACACGCAGTCGATGCCGCGCTTCTTGATCTCGAAGTCGATCGCCCGGGCGACGATATCGCGCGGCGCGAGCTCGGCGCGTTCGTCGTGCGCGGGCATGAAGCGCGTGCCGTCCGGCAGGCGCAGCACGCCGCCTTCGCCGCGCACGGCTTCCGAGATCAGGAACGACTTCGCGTACGGGTGAAAGAGGCAGGTCGGATGAAACTGGATGAACTCCATGTTCGCGACCCGGCAGCCCGCGCGCCACGCCATCGCGATGCCGTCGCCGGTCGCGGTGTCGGGATTGGTCGTGTAGAGATAGACCTTGCCCGCGCCGCCCGTCGCGAGGACCGTGTGCGGCGCCTCGATCGTGACGGTGCGGCCGCTTTTCAGGTCGAGCGCGTACAGACCGTGGCAGCGATGGCCCGGCAGCCCGAGCCGGTCGGACGTGATCAGGTCGATCGCGTAGTGGTCTTCGAGAACGGTGATATTAGGATGATTGCGCACGCGCTCGCCGAGCGTCGTGACGACCGCGTGGCCGGTGGCGTCCGCAGCGTGGATGATGCGGCGATGGCTATGCCCGCCTTCGCGCGTCAGATGGAAGCCGAGTTCGGCGGAGACATCGCGCGTGAAGGGCACGCCTTCGTCGATGAGCCATTGAATCGCGGCGCGCCCGTTTTCGACGATGTAGCGCGTCGCCGCTTCGTCGCACAGGCCGCCGCCCGCGATGAGCGTGTCGGCCACGTGGTCGTCGACGCTGTCCGCCGAGTCCAGCACCGCCGCGATGCCGCCTTGCGCCCAGTCGCTCGCGCCTTCGCTCGCCGCGCGCTTCGCGATGATCGCCACGCGCCGCGTCTCGGCGAGATTCAGCGCGACGCTCAGGCCCGCGAGTCCGCTCCCCACGATCGCTACATCGAAGTTCATGCCGCCGTGTCTCCGTCGCTGTCGTTGTCGATAGCCGGCAAGCATAACGCGCGAGCGCCGGAAAACCGCGAAAACCCATGCACGACCATGTGAAACCCGCATGAAAACCGCGCCGCAAAACAAAAAGCCCCGCATGAGCGGGGCTTTTTGCTGTCTTCGTCAGGCACTCAATCTCAAGTGCGGTACGTCTTCCGCGTGAGCGGAACAACGCCGCTTTACTTGATCTTGGTTTCCTTGTACTCAACGTGCTTGCGGACGACCGGATCAAATTTCTTGATCAGCATCTTTTCCGGCATGTTGCGCTTGTTCTTGGTCGTCGTATAGAAGTGACCCGTGCCTGCGGTCGATTCCAACTTGATCTTGTCGCGTGCGCCCTTGGCCATGTGCGTGCTCCTTAGATTTCACCGCGTGCGCGCAGATCTGCGAGCACGGAGTCGATACCGTTCTTGTCGATCAGGCGCAGACCGGCGTTCGAAACGCGCAGACGGACCCAGCGATTTTCGCTTTCAACGAAGAAACGGCGGTTCTGCAGGTTCGGCAGGAAACGACGCTTGGTCTTGTTGTTGGCGTGGGAAACGTTGTTGCCGGACATCGGCCCTTTCCCAGTTACTTGGCATACGCGTGCCATGCGAGCACTCCTAATACAGTCTGATTCCTACGCTCGGCGCAGCGGATGCTGCAAGCCGACCTCTTTTTCCCTGGTTGCCTTTACCGGGAACTTGGCAGCACGGTTATGCCAATGAGGACCGCGTAAGCTCAGAACAGGTGGGTTGAGAAAAGCAAACGCGGATTCTAGCAGGAAAAGCCGTGCGTTATCAAGGCGTTTTGCTCCTTTTCCTATTCGGCAGACCGACCTCAAAGCCAGCGTCACAGCCAACCCTCGCGCGCGAACGAAAAAATGTCATTCGACGCGACGACCATATGATCCAGCAGCTTTACGTCGATGAGCGAGAGCGCGTCCTGGAGCGTGCGCGTGAGCTTGCGGTCGCCCGCGCTCGGCTGGATGCCGCCGGACGGATGATTATGCGCGACGATCAGTCCGGCCGCGTTCAGCGCCAGCGCGCGCTTGACGATTTCGCGCGGATACACGGCCACGCGCGTGAGCGAGCCCCGCGCCTCCTCGCAAATGTCCAGCAACTGGTGGCGCGCGTCGAGATAGATGCAAATGAACACTTCGTTCGGACGCGTGCCGATTTTCAGGCGCAGAAAGTCTTCGACGGCGCCGGGGGAATTCAACAGCATGCGGTTTCGCGCTTTCTCCGCCAGCATGCGCCGGCACAGTTCGGAAACCGCGATGAGCGTCGCCGCGCGCGCCTCGCCGATGCCGCGTTCGGCTTGCAACTCGGCGGCGGATGCATCGAGCATGGCGCGCAGCGAGCCGAAACGCCGCAACAGCGCGCGGGCGACATCGACGGCGGTGCGACCCGGCACGCCGGTGCGCAAGAAAAGCGCGAGCAATTCGGCATCGGCTAGCTTCTCGGCACCCGAACTGAGCAGGCGTTCACGCGGCCGGTCGGCCTTTTCCCATTTCGAGATGGCTAGTGCCGCGAGCCGGACGGTTTCGGAAGTCTCCGATGGCGCGGCGGGAACGGACTCCGCAACAGGCGCGACGTTCGTGCTTGCAACCGGCACCGCATCGGTCGCGGCAACCGACGCACAAACCGACGCACAAACCGGCGCACAAACCGGCGCGACTTCCGGCGCAGTATCCAGCGAGACGACGCCCGTCATCGCCCGCTCCGAAGAGACCGCGTTCCGCGCGCCGCCGCACCAACGCCGCACGTGCCTGACGCGTCGCCGGACCACTCTGTCTTACAATAGCGGTTTTGGCGCCCGTTTCGACCCTGCGCCCCGCGGTTCGCAGCTTCGCGCCGACGAGCCGCCGCTCGCCCGGCCCACGCCGCGCTTTCGACTGAACCGCCACATCCAATACTCATGAGCATCATCGATATCTCCGAGGTCAAGCCCGGCTCCCATGTCACGCTGCATTACCGGCTGGCACTGGCCGACGGCGCCGACATCGTCAACACCTTCACCGACAAGCCCGCCACGCTTCTGCTCGGCGCAGGCCAGCTCGCCCCGCCGCTCGAAGAAATTCTGCTCGGGCTCAAGGTCGGCCACCATTCGACCTTTCGGCTAACGCCGGAACAGGCGTTCGGGCCGCGCAACCCTGAGCTGCTGCAGCGAGTGTCGCTCGCGACGCTGCGCGAAAACAGCATGGTCGGCGAGGATTTTTCTCCCGGCGATCTCGTCGAATTCAACGCGCCCAACGGCGGGC
The Caballeronia sp. M1242 DNA segment above includes these coding regions:
- a CDS encoding acyl-CoA desaturase, which produces MLNSSLEFLANGLLDFSWWQILLFTLAMTHVTIAGVTIYLHRCQAHRALDLHPIASHFFRLWLWMTTGMLTGQWAAIHRKHHAKCETEEDPHSPQTRGIWKVLLEGAELYRAEAKNEETLRRFSHGTPNDWMERNVYTRYPILGISIMMVIDVALFGIVGLSVWAVQMIWIPFWAAGVVNGLAHFWGYRNFNSSDASTNIFPLGILIGGEELHNNHHTYATSAKLSSKWYEFDIGWLYIRILSAVGLAKVKKLAPTPRLSESKSVPDHDTLQAVLANRYEVMARYGKALKRAYKQELVKLKEAGAREKYQLMRGARKWFHKDEDGLNEPQRQQLPELFSDNQKLRTYIELRKDLAAMWDRSNASREQLLAQLQDWCHRAEQSGIKALQDFALRLRRYAL
- the nadA gene encoding quinolinate synthase NadA; protein product: MQAIKSVEYDRPQGLTCGVGEAWARVPQAPSPEEKRALKERIRALLRREQAVLVAHYYVDAELQELADETGGCVADSLEMARFGRDHAARTLVVAGVRFMGETAKILSPDTRVLMPDLDATCSLDLGCPADEFAAFCDAHPDRTVVVYANTSAAVKARADWMVTSSIGLEIIADLHARGEKILWAPDRHLGGYIQKKTGADMLLWQGSCLVHDEFKGIELDLLRAEYPGAKILVHPESPEAVVKLADVVGSTTQLIDAAVRLDASRFIVATDLGILHKMRLAAPGKTFIEAPTAGNSATCKSCAHCPWMAMNGLANLADVLERGHNEIHVDAAIGQRARVPIDRMLDFAARHKKRVQASGDLAKDSALFSNVGAA
- the nadC gene encoding carboxylating nicotinate-nucleotide diphosphorylase; translation: MPYSPIFDEVRSQYGEAFDAALARNVADTLAEDIGPGDVTGRLVPADARRTARIIVREEAVLCGAPWFDEVMRRVDASIEVEWQYREGQRMGADTPVALLHGPARSLLTAERNGLNFLQLLSGVASATRRYVDAIEGTRARILDTRKTLPGLRLAQKYAVRVGGGANQRLALYDGILIKENHIAAAGGVGAAMDAALALNAGVPVQIEVETLAQLETALAHRAESILLDNFTLDAMRDAVRVTAGRALLEVSGGVNFETVRAIAKTGVDRISIGALTKDVRATDYSMRLI
- the nadB gene encoding L-aspartate oxidase, which encodes MNFDVAIVGSGLAGLSVALNLAETRRVAIIAKRAASEGASDWAQGGIAAVLDSADSVDDHVADTLIAGGGLCDEAATRYIVENGRAAIQWLIDEGVPFTRDVSAELGFHLTREGGHSHRRIIHAADATGHAVVTTLGERVRNHPNITVLEDHYAIDLITSDRLGLPGHRCHGLYALDLKSGRTVTIEAPHTVLATGGAGKVYLYTTNPDTATGDGIAMAWRAGCRVANMEFIQFHPTCLFHPYAKSFLISEAVRGEGGVLRLPDGTRFMPAHDERAELAPRDIVARAIDFEIKKRGIDCVYLDISHQPRAFLEEHFPTILARCREFGIDIAKEPIPVVPAAHYTCGGVVTDLAGRTDRPGLYAVGETSCTGLHGANRLASNSLLECIVVGRAAAAAIEADGFSAGCHAPLPDWDESRVSDPDEEVVVAHNWDELRLLMWNYVGIVRTDKRLARARHRIALLRDEIHEYYANFKVSRDLLELRNLVDVASLIVESACSRRESRGLHYSRDWPETLPKALPTVLTPPAARRRAV
- the rpmG gene encoding 50S ribosomal protein L33, whose amino-acid sequence is MAKGARDKIKLESTAGTGHFYTTTKNKRNMPEKMLIKKFDPVVRKHVEYKETKIK
- the rpmB gene encoding 50S ribosomal protein L28, encoding MARVCQVTGKGPMSGNNVSHANNKTKRRFLPNLQNRRFFVESENRWVRLRVSNAGLRLIDKNGIDSVLADLRARGEI
- the radC gene encoding DNA repair protein RadC, which codes for MTGVVSLDTAPEVAPVCAPVCASVCASVAATDAVPVASTNVAPVAESVPAAPSETSETVRLAALAISKWEKADRPRERLLSSGAEKLADAELLALFLRTGVPGRTAVDVARALLRRFGSLRAMLDASAAELQAERGIGEARAATLIAVSELCRRMLAEKARNRMLLNSPGAVEDFLRLKIGTRPNEVFICIYLDARHQLLDICEEARGSLTRVAVYPREIVKRALALNAAGLIVAHNHPSGGIQPSAGDRKLTRTLQDALSLIDVKLLDHMVVASNDIFSFAREGWL
- a CDS encoding peptidylprolyl isomerase — encoded protein: MSIIDISEVKPGSHVTLHYRLALADGADIVNTFTDKPATLLLGAGQLAPPLEEILLGLKVGHHSTFRLTPEQAFGPRNPELLQRVSLATLRENSMVGEDFSPGDLVEFNAPNGGRYAGVLKEVGETSALFDFNHPLAGQTLAFEVKIIGIL